A genomic region of Methanobacterium sp. SMA-27 contains the following coding sequences:
- a CDS encoding methanogenesis marker 12 protein: protein MVFIGMDHGTTGVSFTILTDKPVHFKIGREELSKGSASALQQLNKMVDLKSIDLMAITYAMGDGINTIMPIEKVKDRGILSMEGAGKVTGGGTAVYDEIKKSGIPTILIPGIHKNTGCLDPRFKAAYSHHASSEKISICYNAYMETGFENMIVSDISSNTVSMLIEDGKIRGAMDACIGAMGIVHGPLDLQMIRDIDDGLKTANECFSRAGAVKIANLDTKVSLAKEELLQRYIKGDEMTELAFKTMIMSILMEIHGLIGITDSQLQGIVLTGSIGSMQKPYDFFQEIKMGLNKSIPILKLPPTSGSLGSAQIAKSVFEGKKNILGIKVENMN, encoded by the coding sequence GTTTCTTTTACTATACTTACTGATAAGCCTGTACACTTCAAAATTGGAAGAGAAGAACTATCAAAAGGCTCTGCATCAGCACTTCAACAGCTTAATAAAATGGTTGACCTAAAATCCATTGACCTAATGGCCATTACTTACGCTATGGGTGACGGCATCAATACCATTATGCCTATTGAAAAGGTTAAAGATAGAGGAATTCTATCTATGGAAGGTGCAGGTAAGGTAACTGGAGGAGGAACTGCAGTATATGATGAAATAAAAAAATCAGGAATTCCCACAATACTTATACCCGGAATCCATAAGAATACAGGCTGTCTTGATCCTCGATTTAAAGCTGCTTATTCCCATCATGCAAGCTCTGAAAAAATCAGTATATGTTACAATGCATATATGGAAACTGGTTTTGAAAATATGATTGTATCAGATATTAGCTCAAATACTGTAAGCATGTTAATTGAAGATGGAAAAATACGTGGAGCAATGGATGCTTGTATTGGGGCAATGGGTATAGTTCATGGCCCATTAGATCTTCAAATGATTAGAGACATTGATGATGGATTAAAAACAGCTAATGAATGTTTTTCGAGAGCAGGAGCGGTTAAAATAGCAAATTTAGATACAAAAGTTTCATTAGCTAAAGAAGAGCTTCTACAACGATACATCAAAGGAGATGAAATGACTGAGCTTGCTTTCAAAACAATGATTATGAGCATTCTAATGGAAATTCATGGTCTTATTGGGATAACCGATTCCCAACTTCAAGGTATTGTTTTAACAGGTTCAATAGGTTCAATGCAAAAACCTTATGACTTTTTTCAAGAAATTAAAATGGGATTGAATAAATCAATTCCAATTCTTAAATTACCCCCTACATCTGGTTCTTTAGGAAGTGCACAGATAGCTAAATCAGTTTTTGAAGGTAAAAAAAATATTCTAGGGATAAAAGTAGAAAATATGAATTGA